The Neodiprion virginianus isolate iyNeoVirg1 chromosome 5, iyNeoVirg1.1, whole genome shotgun sequence genome contains a region encoding:
- the LOC124305670 gene encoding tetratricopeptide repeat protein 37 isoform X1 — protein sequence MSKVMKLGLKEARELIKQKEFKEAIKRCKTILKEDKQNYVALVLLGAAMQEVEELRSQAPLALKKAAELQPNNILAWQGLVAFYEREPSNHSALLELITAHSKLLQVDSDSAKFSPTINKIVDLVLQIQDDTALAQVISTFNQLKEREMLSEDRVRIISSSLAKILTQYPKDLKEYSTLLEDTLAKVCKDVNVTNRQEYYRKYLKILYNIGKLDALLTEAASMHKEFSDDTYPLEWICRVYSEKSILNGSCNGIEITPFYETLQVLNADSSMAAMAKAVNLYQSANFIEARDTLNHVVFLKPNWLHPWVALAEVNLKLYCFEEAERAAARANQLIKPDTPCKIELKIQLAMFEAISRTANSKDSTISMEMIEDRISRDSSSHKFKLILARVRVQLEDPKANDLLKELENYSETKVEATVLKAIALKNQKKLDEAADVLGSALENSEAWLVLGKIHWEMGDYNHSQMAFLKGIHADPYNWECLVYLGHYYQRYGKDLERCRKCYQKALQINPASEEAGIGLSTAFRLLKNSEANMQLLQRVTMYGGGPKWAWLQLGLHYLDQGEPEQAINSLRNVIRSNPNDNHCWEILADAYLERGAHTSALKSYHRALELIPGSLYPMIQIANIKLILSQFIEAKKDFEQVLLSEQSYIPALKGLAETLLGLSKEYACKQLLGRSRENAELAADYLTTAITENSGISCIWKLLGDACYQIATLPKKYCFMKITAGLVKSQTQEQHVTIERADIFSLSIKSYCRALSLSPVSALLWHDLASCYLSQLKMNSVSDRHDVANKAAAAAKQAIKIAPSSWMHWNLLGVICMTHEIKNYALSQHCYVMAIDMELQNPVAWSNLGTLYLHLGDPYRANEAFSRAQRVDPGYNNSWIGQALIAEKMTRKEAMDLFRHTTQLGYHNQAALGYTHWVLTTLLNSEAKKDPLYIYTIENMHAVSVAMDGINWYLEHVPDDPCALNAHGLLLERQKLYNPAVRAFTLALKLATKDNEKDSLRVNLSRSLVQLNKFDEAVQLCQGIKNADFNSHCQLALSLFKAERYEESYGAYEAALHWLAGDGSDKAHVLCAMAAMAYMFQGVDDAKTLLFQCIRIQPPTVSGLLAAAALGLLHQDINLTALVLKELKPYQDHPEHRNHITLLSAYAHVVQDDRKTAIRVLSKAAHRHPGDVESWVSLVRLLPESEPKIIGNSAEKALYLGRKNCTDTVAKVSCTSSISHLVSGLGDKGLKSSEKTIHSFPYMAESWATLVAALLPRSNFKDSSPSAHWMTVLISIIRRRFAMTRPMAQWLSNNERKASLMADRIVISG from the exons ATGTCGAAAGTGATGAAATTGGGATTGAAAGAGGCTCGGGAATTGATCAAGCAAAAAGAATTCAAGGAAGCTATAAAAAGATGTAAAACCATCCTTAAGGAGGATAAACAGAATTACGTAGCACTAGTCCTGCTTGGGGCCGCTATGCAGGAAGTAGAAGAACTGAGATCTCAAGCTCCGTTAGCTCTCAAAAAGGCAGCAGAACTTCAGCCCAATAACATTTTGGCCTGGCAAGGTTTAGTTGCATTTTACGAGCGAGAACCAAGTAACCATTCTGCGCTGCTGGAACTGATCACAGCTCACAGCAAACTGTTGCAGGTCGAtag cGATTCTGCAAAGTTTTCTCCCACAATCAACAAAATTGTGGATCTTGTATTACAAATACAAGATGATACAGCCTTGGCACAAGTTATATCAACTTTTAACCAGCttaaagagagagaaatgtTGAGCGAAGATAGAGTAAGAATAATCAGTTCTAGCTTGGCGAAGATTTTAACTCAGTATCCAAAAGATTTAAAGGAATATTCTACTCTGTTAGAAGATACACTTGCAAAGGTGTGCAAAGATGTCAATGTAACTAATAGGCAAGAATattacagaaaatatttgaaaattctgtaTAATATCGGAAAATTAGATGCTTTACTTACAGAAGCTGCTAGTATGCACAAAGAGTTTTCTGATGACACATATCCGTTGG AATGGATTTGTCGAGTGTATTCAGAGAAAAGTATTTTAAATGGTTCATGCAATGGTATAGAAATAACACCATTTTATGAAACACTACAAGTTCTGAACGCCGATTCAAGTATGGCAGCGATGGCTAAAGCAGTAAATTTATACCAAAGTGCTAATTTCATTGAGGCAAGGGACACTTTAAATCACGTCGTTTTTCTTAAACCAAACTGGTTGCACCCGTGGGTGGCTTTAGCGGAAGTTAATTTAAAACTCTATTGTTTTGAGGAAGCTGAAAGGGCAGCTGCCCGCGCTAACCAATTAATAAAACCTGACACTCCATGCAAGATAGAGCTGAAGATACAACTTGCTATGTTCGAGGCAATAAGTCGAACTGCAAATTCAAAAGACTCGACTATTTCTATGGAAATGATTGAAGAT AGAATCAGCAGAGATTCGTCTTCGcacaaatttaaattaatattgGCACGTGTGCGTGTTCAACTTGAAGATCCAAAGGCAAATGACTTGTTGAAGGAACTTGAAAATTACTCGGAAACAAAAGTCGAAGCTACCGTCCTTAAAGCGATTGCcttaaaaaaccaaaaaaaattagatgaaGCTGCAGATGTTCTTGGCTCGGCTTTAGAGAACTCGGAAGCGTGGTTGGTGCTGGGAAAAATTCATTGGGAAATGGGTGACTACAATCACAGCCAAATGGCATTTCTGAAAGGCATTCATGCCGATCCTTACAACTGGGAGTGCTTGGTTTATTTGGGTCACTACTATCAACGATATGGCAAAGACTTGGAACGGTGTCGAAAATGTTATCAAAAAGCCTTGCAAATCAATCCAGCCTCTGAAGAAGCAGGAATCGGTCTTAGTACAGCTTTCAGGCTCTTGAAAAACAGT GAAGCAAACATGCAGTTGCTGCAGCGTGTAACAATGTACGGAGGGGGACCTAAGTGGGCTTGGCTTCAATTGGGCTTGCATTATTTAGACCAGGGAGAACCTGAGCAGGCAATAAACTCATTGCGTAATGTTATAAGGAGCAATCCGAATGACAA cCATTGCTGGGAGATTTTGGCTGATGCATACTTGGAAAGAGGAGCTCATACATCAGCACTCAAATCATACCACCGTGCCTTGGAACTGATTCCTGGATCTTTATATCCCATGATACAAATAGCTAACATTAAACTG ATACTGAGTCAATTTATAGAAGCCAAAAAAGATTTCGAGCAAGTCTTACTGTCTGAACAGAGCTATATCCCAGCATTAAAAGGACTAGCAGAAACATTACTTGGCTTGTCTAAAGAATATGCTTGTAAACAACTGCTGGGTCGATCAAGAGAAAATGCAGAACTAGCTGCTGACTACTTGACTACAGCTATCACAGAAAATAGTGGGATTTCTTGCATTTGGAAACTATTGGGTGATGCTTGTTACCAAATAGCAACTTTACCAAAGAAGTATTGCTTCATGAAAATTACTGCTGGCCTAGTCAAATCTCAAACTCAAGAACAGCATGTAACAATTGAAAGAGCTGATATATTCTCATTGTCCATAAa GTCATACTGCCGTGCATTAAGTTTATCACCAGTTTCTGCATTACTTTGGCATGATTTGGCATCCTGTTATTTATCAcagttgaaaatgaattcaGTCTCCGATCGTCATGACGTGGCTAATAAAGCTGCAGCAGCTGCTAAGCAAGCTATAAAAATAGCACCATCTTCTTGGATGCATTGGAATCTATTGGGTGTGATCTGCATGACACATGAAATTAAGAATTACGCCCTTTCACAGCATTGTTACGTGATGGCGATTGACATGGAATTGCAAAATCCTGTAGCTTGGAGTAACTTAGGAACTCTGTATCTACATTTGG GCGATCCTTATAGGGCAAACGAAGCATTTTCACGAGCTCAACGAGTCGATCCTGGGTATAACAATAGTTGGATAGGTCAGGCTCTAATTGCTGAGAAAATGACTAGAAAAGAAGCTATGGATCTGTTCAGGCACACTACGCAGTTAGGGTATCACAATCAGGCTGCATTGGGTTACACTCATTGGGTTTTAACAACTCTTTTAAACTCCGAAGCAAAAAAAGATCCTctttatatatacacaattgAAAATATGCATGCGGTATCTGTGGCAATGGACGGGATAAATTGGTACCTCG aacATGTTCCTGATGATCCCTGTGCCTTGAATGCTCATGGTTTATTACTAGAGCGCCAAAAATTGTATAACCCTGCAGTCAGGGCATTTACGTTGGCTTTAAAATTAGCCACCAAAGATAATGAGAAAGACTCCTTGCGTGTTAACTTATCGCGCAGTTTAGTACAGCTCAATAAATTTGATGAAGCTGTTCAACTTTGTCAGGGTATAAAAAATGCTGATTTCAATTCCCACTGTCAGCTTGCTCTTTCGTTATTCAAAG CCGAGAGATACGAAGAATCTTATGGTGCTTACGAAGCAGCCTTGCATTGGCTAGCAGGTGATGGCTCAGATAAGGCGCATGTACTTTGCGCGATGGCAGCTATGGCCTACATGTTTCAAGGCGTTGATGATGCAAAGACTCTACTTTTCCAATGCATTCGAATTCAACCGCCAACCGTTTCCGGACTCCTTGCCGCAGCTGCACTCGGATTACTTCATCAAGACATTAACTTGACTGCCTTGGTTCTGAAGGAGTTGAAGCCATATCAGGATCATCCAGAACACAGAAATCATATTACTTTGCTCTCCGCTTACGCGCATGTTGTTCAAGATGATCGTAAAACTGCTATTAGAGTATTGAGTAAAGCTGCACACAGACATCCTG GTGATGTCGAATCATGGGTATCATTGGTGCGTTTGTTGCCTGAGTCAGAGCCAAAAATCATTGGTAACAGTGCAGAGAAGGCTCTATATTTGGGccgaaaaaattgtacagaTACCGTGGCAAAAGTGAGCTGTACCTCATCGATTAGTCATCTTGTTTCAGGCCTGGGTGATAAAGGATTGAAATCTAGTGAAAAGACAATACACTCATTTCCCTATATGGCGGAAAGTTGGGCTACATTGGTTGCAGCACTTCTTCCacg ATCGAATTTCAAAGATTCTAGTCCAAGCGCTCATTGGATGACGGTGTTAATTTCCATCATACGACGGCGGTTTGCAATGACCAGACCCATGGCTCAATGGTTATCAAACAACGAAAGAAAGGCTAGTCTTATGGCTGACCGAATCGTAATATCAGGATAA
- the LOC124305670 gene encoding tetratricopeptide repeat protein 37 isoform X3, whose product MSKVMKLGLKEARELIKQKEFKEAIKRCKTILKEDKQNYVALVLLGAAMQEVEELRSQAPLALKKAAELQPNNILAWQGLVAFYEREPSNHSALLELITAHSKLLQVDSDSAKFSPTINKIVDLVLQIQDDTALAQVISTFNQLKEREMLSEDRVRIISSSLAKILTQYPKDLKEYSTLLEDTLAKVCKDVNVTNRQEYYRKYLKILYNIGKLDALLTEAASMHKEFSDDTYPLEWICRVYSEKSILNGSCNGIEITPFYETLQVLNADSSMAAMAKAVNLYQSANFIEARDTLNHVVFLKPNWLHPWVALAEVNLKLYCFEEAERAAARANQLIKPDTPCKIELKIQLAMFEAISRTANSKDSTISMEMIEDRISRDSSSHKFKLILARVRVQLEDPKANDLLKELENYSETKVEATVLKAIALKNQKKLDEAADVLGSALENSEAWLVLGKIHWEMGDYNHSQMAFLKGIHADPYNWECLVYLGHYYQRYGKDLERCRKCYQKALQINPASEEAGIGLSTAFRLLKNSEANMQLLQRVTMYGGGPKWAWLQLGLHYLDQGEPEQAINSLRNVIRSNPNDKSYCRALSLSPVSALLWHDLASCYLSQLKMNSVSDRHDVANKAAAAAKQAIKIAPSSWMHWNLLGVICMTHEIKNYALSQHCYVMAIDMELQNPVAWSNLGTLYLHLGDPYRANEAFSRAQRVDPGYNNSWIGQALIAEKMTRKEAMDLFRHTTQLGYHNQAALGYTHWVLTTLLNSEAKKDPLYIYTIENMHAVSVAMDGINWYLEHVPDDPCALNAHGLLLERQKLYNPAVRAFTLALKLATKDNEKDSLRVNLSRSLVQLNKFDEAVQLCQGIKNADFNSHCQLALSLFKAERYEESYGAYEAALHWLAGDGSDKAHVLCAMAAMAYMFQGVDDAKTLLFQCIRIQPPTVSGLLAAAALGLLHQDINLTALVLKELKPYQDHPEHRNHITLLSAYAHVVQDDRKTAIRVLSKAAHRHPGDVESWVSLVRLLPESEPKIIGNSAEKALYLGRKNCTDTVAKVSCTSSISHLVSGLGDKGLKSSEKTIHSFPYMAESWATLVAALLPRSNFKDSSPSAHWMTVLISIIRRRFAMTRPMAQWLSNNERKASLMADRIVISG is encoded by the exons ATGTCGAAAGTGATGAAATTGGGATTGAAAGAGGCTCGGGAATTGATCAAGCAAAAAGAATTCAAGGAAGCTATAAAAAGATGTAAAACCATCCTTAAGGAGGATAAACAGAATTACGTAGCACTAGTCCTGCTTGGGGCCGCTATGCAGGAAGTAGAAGAACTGAGATCTCAAGCTCCGTTAGCTCTCAAAAAGGCAGCAGAACTTCAGCCCAATAACATTTTGGCCTGGCAAGGTTTAGTTGCATTTTACGAGCGAGAACCAAGTAACCATTCTGCGCTGCTGGAACTGATCACAGCTCACAGCAAACTGTTGCAGGTCGAtag cGATTCTGCAAAGTTTTCTCCCACAATCAACAAAATTGTGGATCTTGTATTACAAATACAAGATGATACAGCCTTGGCACAAGTTATATCAACTTTTAACCAGCttaaagagagagaaatgtTGAGCGAAGATAGAGTAAGAATAATCAGTTCTAGCTTGGCGAAGATTTTAACTCAGTATCCAAAAGATTTAAAGGAATATTCTACTCTGTTAGAAGATACACTTGCAAAGGTGTGCAAAGATGTCAATGTAACTAATAGGCAAGAATattacagaaaatatttgaaaattctgtaTAATATCGGAAAATTAGATGCTTTACTTACAGAAGCTGCTAGTATGCACAAAGAGTTTTCTGATGACACATATCCGTTGG AATGGATTTGTCGAGTGTATTCAGAGAAAAGTATTTTAAATGGTTCATGCAATGGTATAGAAATAACACCATTTTATGAAACACTACAAGTTCTGAACGCCGATTCAAGTATGGCAGCGATGGCTAAAGCAGTAAATTTATACCAAAGTGCTAATTTCATTGAGGCAAGGGACACTTTAAATCACGTCGTTTTTCTTAAACCAAACTGGTTGCACCCGTGGGTGGCTTTAGCGGAAGTTAATTTAAAACTCTATTGTTTTGAGGAAGCTGAAAGGGCAGCTGCCCGCGCTAACCAATTAATAAAACCTGACACTCCATGCAAGATAGAGCTGAAGATACAACTTGCTATGTTCGAGGCAATAAGTCGAACTGCAAATTCAAAAGACTCGACTATTTCTATGGAAATGATTGAAGAT AGAATCAGCAGAGATTCGTCTTCGcacaaatttaaattaatattgGCACGTGTGCGTGTTCAACTTGAAGATCCAAAGGCAAATGACTTGTTGAAGGAACTTGAAAATTACTCGGAAACAAAAGTCGAAGCTACCGTCCTTAAAGCGATTGCcttaaaaaaccaaaaaaaattagatgaaGCTGCAGATGTTCTTGGCTCGGCTTTAGAGAACTCGGAAGCGTGGTTGGTGCTGGGAAAAATTCATTGGGAAATGGGTGACTACAATCACAGCCAAATGGCATTTCTGAAAGGCATTCATGCCGATCCTTACAACTGGGAGTGCTTGGTTTATTTGGGTCACTACTATCAACGATATGGCAAAGACTTGGAACGGTGTCGAAAATGTTATCAAAAAGCCTTGCAAATCAATCCAGCCTCTGAAGAAGCAGGAATCGGTCTTAGTACAGCTTTCAGGCTCTTGAAAAACAGT GAAGCAAACATGCAGTTGCTGCAGCGTGTAACAATGTACGGAGGGGGACCTAAGTGGGCTTGGCTTCAATTGGGCTTGCATTATTTAGACCAGGGAGAACCTGAGCAGGCAATAAACTCATTGCGTAATGTTATAAGGAGCAATCCGAATGACAA GTCATACTGCCGTGCATTAAGTTTATCACCAGTTTCTGCATTACTTTGGCATGATTTGGCATCCTGTTATTTATCAcagttgaaaatgaattcaGTCTCCGATCGTCATGACGTGGCTAATAAAGCTGCAGCAGCTGCTAAGCAAGCTATAAAAATAGCACCATCTTCTTGGATGCATTGGAATCTATTGGGTGTGATCTGCATGACACATGAAATTAAGAATTACGCCCTTTCACAGCATTGTTACGTGATGGCGATTGACATGGAATTGCAAAATCCTGTAGCTTGGAGTAACTTAGGAACTCTGTATCTACATTTGG GCGATCCTTATAGGGCAAACGAAGCATTTTCACGAGCTCAACGAGTCGATCCTGGGTATAACAATAGTTGGATAGGTCAGGCTCTAATTGCTGAGAAAATGACTAGAAAAGAAGCTATGGATCTGTTCAGGCACACTACGCAGTTAGGGTATCACAATCAGGCTGCATTGGGTTACACTCATTGGGTTTTAACAACTCTTTTAAACTCCGAAGCAAAAAAAGATCCTctttatatatacacaattgAAAATATGCATGCGGTATCTGTGGCAATGGACGGGATAAATTGGTACCTCG aacATGTTCCTGATGATCCCTGTGCCTTGAATGCTCATGGTTTATTACTAGAGCGCCAAAAATTGTATAACCCTGCAGTCAGGGCATTTACGTTGGCTTTAAAATTAGCCACCAAAGATAATGAGAAAGACTCCTTGCGTGTTAACTTATCGCGCAGTTTAGTACAGCTCAATAAATTTGATGAAGCTGTTCAACTTTGTCAGGGTATAAAAAATGCTGATTTCAATTCCCACTGTCAGCTTGCTCTTTCGTTATTCAAAG CCGAGAGATACGAAGAATCTTATGGTGCTTACGAAGCAGCCTTGCATTGGCTAGCAGGTGATGGCTCAGATAAGGCGCATGTACTTTGCGCGATGGCAGCTATGGCCTACATGTTTCAAGGCGTTGATGATGCAAAGACTCTACTTTTCCAATGCATTCGAATTCAACCGCCAACCGTTTCCGGACTCCTTGCCGCAGCTGCACTCGGATTACTTCATCAAGACATTAACTTGACTGCCTTGGTTCTGAAGGAGTTGAAGCCATATCAGGATCATCCAGAACACAGAAATCATATTACTTTGCTCTCCGCTTACGCGCATGTTGTTCAAGATGATCGTAAAACTGCTATTAGAGTATTGAGTAAAGCTGCACACAGACATCCTG GTGATGTCGAATCATGGGTATCATTGGTGCGTTTGTTGCCTGAGTCAGAGCCAAAAATCATTGGTAACAGTGCAGAGAAGGCTCTATATTTGGGccgaaaaaattgtacagaTACCGTGGCAAAAGTGAGCTGTACCTCATCGATTAGTCATCTTGTTTCAGGCCTGGGTGATAAAGGATTGAAATCTAGTGAAAAGACAATACACTCATTTCCCTATATGGCGGAAAGTTGGGCTACATTGGTTGCAGCACTTCTTCCacg ATCGAATTTCAAAGATTCTAGTCCAAGCGCTCATTGGATGACGGTGTTAATTTCCATCATACGACGGCGGTTTGCAATGACCAGACCCATGGCTCAATGGTTATCAAACAACGAAAGAAAGGCTAGTCTTATGGCTGACCGAATCGTAATATCAGGATAA
- the LOC124305670 gene encoding tetratricopeptide repeat protein 37 isoform X4, which yields MHKEFSDDTYPLEWICRVYSEKSILNGSCNGIEITPFYETLQVLNADSSMAAMAKAVNLYQSANFIEARDTLNHVVFLKPNWLHPWVALAEVNLKLYCFEEAERAAARANQLIKPDTPCKIELKIQLAMFEAISRTANSKDSTISMEMIEDRISRDSSSHKFKLILARVRVQLEDPKANDLLKELENYSETKVEATVLKAIALKNQKKLDEAADVLGSALENSEAWLVLGKIHWEMGDYNHSQMAFLKGIHADPYNWECLVYLGHYYQRYGKDLERCRKCYQKALQINPASEEAGIGLSTAFRLLKNSEANMQLLQRVTMYGGGPKWAWLQLGLHYLDQGEPEQAINSLRNVIRSNPNDNHCWEILADAYLERGAHTSALKSYHRALELIPGSLYPMIQIANIKLILSQFIEAKKDFEQVLLSEQSYIPALKGLAETLLGLSKEYACKQLLGRSRENAELAADYLTTAITENSGISCIWKLLGDACYQIATLPKKYCFMKITAGLVKSQTQEQHVTIERADIFSLSIKSYCRALSLSPVSALLWHDLASCYLSQLKMNSVSDRHDVANKAAAAAKQAIKIAPSSWMHWNLLGVICMTHEIKNYALSQHCYVMAIDMELQNPVAWSNLGTLYLHLGDPYRANEAFSRAQRVDPGYNNSWIGQALIAEKMTRKEAMDLFRHTTQLGYHNQAALGYTHWVLTTLLNSEAKKDPLYIYTIENMHAVSVAMDGINWYLEHVPDDPCALNAHGLLLERQKLYNPAVRAFTLALKLATKDNEKDSLRVNLSRSLVQLNKFDEAVQLCQGIKNADFNSHCQLALSLFKAERYEESYGAYEAALHWLAGDGSDKAHVLCAMAAMAYMFQGVDDAKTLLFQCIRIQPPTVSGLLAAAALGLLHQDINLTALVLKELKPYQDHPEHRNHITLLSAYAHVVQDDRKTAIRVLSKAAHRHPGDVESWVSLVRLLPESEPKIIGNSAEKALYLGRKNCTDTVAKVSCTSSISHLVSGLGDKGLKSSEKTIHSFPYMAESWATLVAALLPRSNFKDSSPSAHWMTVLISIIRRRFAMTRPMAQWLSNNERKASLMADRIVISG from the exons ATGCACAAAGAGTTTTCTGATGACACATATCCGTTGG AATGGATTTGTCGAGTGTATTCAGAGAAAAGTATTTTAAATGGTTCATGCAATGGTATAGAAATAACACCATTTTATGAAACACTACAAGTTCTGAACGCCGATTCAAGTATGGCAGCGATGGCTAAAGCAGTAAATTTATACCAAAGTGCTAATTTCATTGAGGCAAGGGACACTTTAAATCACGTCGTTTTTCTTAAACCAAACTGGTTGCACCCGTGGGTGGCTTTAGCGGAAGTTAATTTAAAACTCTATTGTTTTGAGGAAGCTGAAAGGGCAGCTGCCCGCGCTAACCAATTAATAAAACCTGACACTCCATGCAAGATAGAGCTGAAGATACAACTTGCTATGTTCGAGGCAATAAGTCGAACTGCAAATTCAAAAGACTCGACTATTTCTATGGAAATGATTGAAGAT AGAATCAGCAGAGATTCGTCTTCGcacaaatttaaattaatattgGCACGTGTGCGTGTTCAACTTGAAGATCCAAAGGCAAATGACTTGTTGAAGGAACTTGAAAATTACTCGGAAACAAAAGTCGAAGCTACCGTCCTTAAAGCGATTGCcttaaaaaaccaaaaaaaattagatgaaGCTGCAGATGTTCTTGGCTCGGCTTTAGAGAACTCGGAAGCGTGGTTGGTGCTGGGAAAAATTCATTGGGAAATGGGTGACTACAATCACAGCCAAATGGCATTTCTGAAAGGCATTCATGCCGATCCTTACAACTGGGAGTGCTTGGTTTATTTGGGTCACTACTATCAACGATATGGCAAAGACTTGGAACGGTGTCGAAAATGTTATCAAAAAGCCTTGCAAATCAATCCAGCCTCTGAAGAAGCAGGAATCGGTCTTAGTACAGCTTTCAGGCTCTTGAAAAACAGT GAAGCAAACATGCAGTTGCTGCAGCGTGTAACAATGTACGGAGGGGGACCTAAGTGGGCTTGGCTTCAATTGGGCTTGCATTATTTAGACCAGGGAGAACCTGAGCAGGCAATAAACTCATTGCGTAATGTTATAAGGAGCAATCCGAATGACAA cCATTGCTGGGAGATTTTGGCTGATGCATACTTGGAAAGAGGAGCTCATACATCAGCACTCAAATCATACCACCGTGCCTTGGAACTGATTCCTGGATCTTTATATCCCATGATACAAATAGCTAACATTAAACTG ATACTGAGTCAATTTATAGAAGCCAAAAAAGATTTCGAGCAAGTCTTACTGTCTGAACAGAGCTATATCCCAGCATTAAAAGGACTAGCAGAAACATTACTTGGCTTGTCTAAAGAATATGCTTGTAAACAACTGCTGGGTCGATCAAGAGAAAATGCAGAACTAGCTGCTGACTACTTGACTACAGCTATCACAGAAAATAGTGGGATTTCTTGCATTTGGAAACTATTGGGTGATGCTTGTTACCAAATAGCAACTTTACCAAAGAAGTATTGCTTCATGAAAATTACTGCTGGCCTAGTCAAATCTCAAACTCAAGAACAGCATGTAACAATTGAAAGAGCTGATATATTCTCATTGTCCATAAa GTCATACTGCCGTGCATTAAGTTTATCACCAGTTTCTGCATTACTTTGGCATGATTTGGCATCCTGTTATTTATCAcagttgaaaatgaattcaGTCTCCGATCGTCATGACGTGGCTAATAAAGCTGCAGCAGCTGCTAAGCAAGCTATAAAAATAGCACCATCTTCTTGGATGCATTGGAATCTATTGGGTGTGATCTGCATGACACATGAAATTAAGAATTACGCCCTTTCACAGCATTGTTACGTGATGGCGATTGACATGGAATTGCAAAATCCTGTAGCTTGGAGTAACTTAGGAACTCTGTATCTACATTTGG GCGATCCTTATAGGGCAAACGAAGCATTTTCACGAGCTCAACGAGTCGATCCTGGGTATAACAATAGTTGGATAGGTCAGGCTCTAATTGCTGAGAAAATGACTAGAAAAGAAGCTATGGATCTGTTCAGGCACACTACGCAGTTAGGGTATCACAATCAGGCTGCATTGGGTTACACTCATTGGGTTTTAACAACTCTTTTAAACTCCGAAGCAAAAAAAGATCCTctttatatatacacaattgAAAATATGCATGCGGTATCTGTGGCAATGGACGGGATAAATTGGTACCTCG aacATGTTCCTGATGATCCCTGTGCCTTGAATGCTCATGGTTTATTACTAGAGCGCCAAAAATTGTATAACCCTGCAGTCAGGGCATTTACGTTGGCTTTAAAATTAGCCACCAAAGATAATGAGAAAGACTCCTTGCGTGTTAACTTATCGCGCAGTTTAGTACAGCTCAATAAATTTGATGAAGCTGTTCAACTTTGTCAGGGTATAAAAAATGCTGATTTCAATTCCCACTGTCAGCTTGCTCTTTCGTTATTCAAAG CCGAGAGATACGAAGAATCTTATGGTGCTTACGAAGCAGCCTTGCATTGGCTAGCAGGTGATGGCTCAGATAAGGCGCATGTACTTTGCGCGATGGCAGCTATGGCCTACATGTTTCAAGGCGTTGATGATGCAAAGACTCTACTTTTCCAATGCATTCGAATTCAACCGCCAACCGTTTCCGGACTCCTTGCCGCAGCTGCACTCGGATTACTTCATCAAGACATTAACTTGACTGCCTTGGTTCTGAAGGAGTTGAAGCCATATCAGGATCATCCAGAACACAGAAATCATATTACTTTGCTCTCCGCTTACGCGCATGTTGTTCAAGATGATCGTAAAACTGCTATTAGAGTATTGAGTAAAGCTGCACACAGACATCCTG GTGATGTCGAATCATGGGTATCATTGGTGCGTTTGTTGCCTGAGTCAGAGCCAAAAATCATTGGTAACAGTGCAGAGAAGGCTCTATATTTGGGccgaaaaaattgtacagaTACCGTGGCAAAAGTGAGCTGTACCTCATCGATTAGTCATCTTGTTTCAGGCCTGGGTGATAAAGGATTGAAATCTAGTGAAAAGACAATACACTCATTTCCCTATATGGCGGAAAGTTGGGCTACATTGGTTGCAGCACTTCTTCCacg ATCGAATTTCAAAGATTCTAGTCCAAGCGCTCATTGGATGACGGTGTTAATTTCCATCATACGACGGCGGTTTGCAATGACCAGACCCATGGCTCAATGGTTATCAAACAACGAAAGAAAGGCTAGTCTTATGGCTGACCGAATCGTAATATCAGGATAA